The Henningerozyma blattae CBS 6284 chromosome 7, complete genome region GTTAAAGTTTAAGAATTTATCATCAAATCTACGCATATCAAATTGAAGTCCACCCCAAAGTTCTTCATCGCTCAAAGACGTGTCctcttcaaataatctaaAATTTCTAATCTCTGTTGTagttaaagaagaaataacGCTGTGAACTAATATAGAGGTGATTACAGCCAAAGGTGGAGAACTAATTTCGTCATACACATAAATCATAAATTCGATCAATTCTTTGccaattttcaatatttcttCGTGGGATTGTCtcaaaatatcatttaaagAAGATAGGTAGAAAACTAGTTTAATATCTCTTTGATTAATTTCAGTTGCACTTCTTGATTGCCCTGCACCAGATGAAATTTGATCTCTAACATGGAACATCAATTGTTTAGTTAATTCTTCGCAAAGATCAGATTTTCTTCTGACTAATGCTCCTAATGTAACTGTTAAAAGTTCATAATTCGGTTCACTAGTTGTTAAAACATCATTGTCCCAGAATAACTTCAAAAATTGCTTAGtaaaataatcaaacaTATCATCATCCATTGATTCTAGAATAATTAATGTtgtttgatttattttattaactACGGCAGGGTCTAAGTCAATATCAACAAAAGAGTACACTTTATCAATATATGTCTTCAAAATATCCTTAAAAATTGAGGAAGAGGCCCTAAAAGTCgtcaataaaatttcattatctaatattggtgtattattttcatctttattcGGCATAAATGAATAGAAATGTTGTTGAATAAATGGTAATGTATTTGACTCAAATGTTAAATATTCACCAGATGATACCATATTCTTAATTGGAATAAATGTTACGATTGAAATTATGGAGTTAAAAATTGCATTCGTTAAAACTAAATCATTTGTGTCAATTTTAGTTGTTAGAAGTGATAAGATATGAGTAATATGAATACGGAAAGTTTTATCTACAGTCATATATCTTGCAATTCTTGTGAATGTTTTCAAAGACGATATAACTCTGTGTCTCGAATTAACATATTCACCAGATAAGGTTTCATATAATTCGTATAACacttttttgaatatattgtCGGAGTTATCTGGCtgtaaatttaatatgTATGATAAGGTagatataaaaaaactGGCTACAACATTACTCTTACTTTGTGAaccaatatcaataattccTTGAAATAAATCAGCAAGATGGGTATGGTCTGCTTTAGTTAAAAAGTATTCTGTGTTAcaatttggattttttctttctaaaTTCTCCTTTGTTGCTCTTTCATGGTaacatttaataaaattattaataaataggGTAATTGGTTTTGTCCAAGGCCCAACATTGGATGGATGGACAAAAGTTTCTATTGAACGAATTAGAGAAGTTAGTTTATCAAAAAATGGTTTTGAGTTTTTACCATTTATGCAATAAACAAACGAACGAATAGAACGAGTGAAAGAATGAATTTGAACATCAGTTCTCAAATGGCCTTGTAGTCTATTAAACATGAACGTGCATTGTTCCTCAGTAAATAAACCAAAGTCTCCAAATTTGACAGACTGTTTATTCAAAGTGGAATCCTTTCTCGCAATTCTCCAATAAGCATCCATTGATACAGCCCCCATCAAATCGTACATATGAGTATCGATTATAACATGAGGACTTACTGAAGACCATAAGCTAAAACAGAATGGGAAATAATCTGTAAATTTATGGATGGAATGATAATGGAAAGGGACTGCAAACgtgataatttttaaaattgtgCTTGTAGTAGAAGGAGCTACGGCAGACAATAAGTTATCCATCATATGCGACATAATCTCTTTagattcatcattatcataaaATACTTTTGCGGCATCACCTAATTTTAGCagtaatttaaataattcattatcgTTTTTTGTAGCTAAATCATATCGATCATAATCTGAGTCAGGGGATGGTAAAAAGTCTTTAAAGAAATCTTCTAATACCTTATAATCTAAGATCAATCCATCCTTTTTTAATAGCATGGTAAAATCTGTACCTTCGTCGTCTCTATCaactaaaaattcaaacatTTCAACAAAGCCAGATCTATTTATATCTTGGCCTTGAACTAAAGataaatagtaataaacctttgctaataattttcttagaCTTAAGGggaaatcaaaattaaagcAATTTCTTAATTCATTTGTCCAATGGTTgacattaataatagttgCTGACATTGCAGTAATTTTACCCCTTGAACTTATATTAGAATCATTTGTTTCCATATCAAcgttaaatatttcatcatttaGAACATTTAAATCTGTATCTACTTCGGTGGTTAACCTAAAAAGGTCAGTCTTCAAAGCCAAACTATCGATTTCGTTTTTAAATTCCGCTAAATCTTTACTcgaaatttgaattaagCCTTCAATATCTCCAGAACTAATTGCAATATATAGATTAACTAATATATGGCAAAAATACTTAGCCTGTTCAATATGTGACTCTGTTTGGTAAGGTAAATGGTTttcaattataaaattgGGTTTAATTTGTCTACCAAAccattttgaatttggatcataaatatttttcatatgtTCTTTTGgatctttaataaaatccaaattataatgttttaatcgtttttctaaaatttcttcAGAATCCATCATATTGAAAAGACTTGGACTTGAAGATTGGGGTCTTTGAATAGCATTCGGAGAAAACTCATTTCGTAATGAtgttaaattaattgaactTGCACTTGGTCTTGGCTTATTATTACCTTGTCTTTTTAGttcaagaattttattagCCCTCATTGGGATAGGTGCTTGAATATTTAAGCCTGTCATAacgaaaaataaaataataggttgttttttataaaagcaatttaattataatgCAATATATATGAATGATTGATGAATTGACTAATAGCAGATAGTATTTTGTTACGTCTTATGTCTgctctcttttttttggttttttgttcttattttgaatttttttctttatcaatCCCTATTTTTATCCTTGTAACTAAAATATCACTAGCGATATTTAATTAGCAGTGCGAATTGGTCTTGAGATTATTTAGTCCTCAGTTATTTGATAAGCAAACTGTGGTGAACGTTTTTCATACGGTATCCTTAAAGGATGATAGGTGAAACAGAAAAATGATTGgtacaagaaaaaaaatctcagtgtttatttttttcaaatcctTAAAATGAAGGAATCTCTAATAAACGAATTCAGAAAGAATTCCCATTCTTAAGTGGCAAATTTCGATAATAAAGGGTTTCCATCATCACCTTCTTTCGGAGATGGTTTGCTCCTCCCTTTTTTTTAGAGGGCCAATCGGATGTTACAACCAAAAAAGGAATTTTTTATGGGAAACTATAACAGGCAAAATAGCGCAGACGTATATTTGAGAATGTGtaattaaatgatttattatatgAAAGTGTGTTAATTAATAGTTAGCTGAATTTAAGTATTAATTAGTACTTGAATGAACATGAAAAGTTAATAGTacataattataaaaattggAATAGTATTTAAAGTGAGTAAAATGCAAGAGAAGAATACAATGCAgtagttattattattattattagtattattattattattattattattattattattattattattattattattattattttcgttgttattattgtttgttTAATCTGCATATTTATTCAGATCTAGAGTAAGTGCCTTGGAACTATTCTCAGTTTGTTGTCTAAAGACACCTACCAATGCATCTGACTTTTCGAACATCGTATTCTTTAacgaaataataataaattgtaGATCCTTATTGCCATGCTTTCTGATGTATGCTGCAATTCTTTCGACATTTGTATGATCTAAAGCTGCATCTACTTCAtctaatacaaaaaatGGACTTGGTTGATATGAATTGATAGCAAATAGCAAAGCTAATGCGGCTACTGTTTTTTCACCACCAGACAGATATTCCATATCTTTGAATCGTTTCAATGGAGGAGTTGCATGATATTTAACACCTCCGTTGAATggttcatcttcatcttctaaaGTCAAAGTTGCTTGGCCACCGCCTAGCTCTGTTGTTGAATTTGGGTCCTTAGttaattctttataaaTTGGTTCAATATGTTCATTAACAAAGTCAAAGCAACTTTCAAAcaattcttttcttttctttttaatatttaaaaatttagtCAAAATTTCCTTTTCCTCCGTCTTTAAAGTTTCTGTTTCATTATCTATTACTTCAAATTTATCCTTAGCTTCATCAAGTCTATCATGAGCCTTTGCGTTTGGTtgtaattctaataaaatatcttctgtttcttttatttcattagaaatatcttctagatttttttcataatcttgttttttcttgtattttttcgataattcattaaagcTAACCTTAATATCATTCGAAATTAATATggcatcatcatcaatcttatcaattggtaaattatttaaatttacagCTGATGTGATTGGAATTTCaatattggaaattttacaattttttaatataccaattctttctaaatcaattttggaaatattttcGTTTAAAgcatcaatttttttttggatagaatttaattcattttgattttgtttgattacttcttctttttcattaatttcaatttttttattttgaatatttttttcaatttcttttaattctgttttttctttttctattaatttagaatcattttctttttgaatatttaattgattctCTTGTTCtgttaaatcatttaattcttgattgtatttttcaatattagcAAGtgtcttttcttttcttagTTGTGTAGATTCAAGACgttctttttcaaattgtaatttattttcaatgtttaaaatatccTTTGCTAGTTTTTGTAAATCTTTAGATTGTTCGGTGATTATATTAacagaatattttttataatcttTAATGGAAAatccaatttttaattcgaaatctttaaatgtttcattttctaaagattctctttcatcttcaataatcttcatctttgaatctatatcaataattttatggtttaaatcttttaatttaggATCATAATCTagtttaattaaattttgatgatAAAGTAATTCAGTATTGTTGTCCTTTAAATTTCTAGTTAATTGAGTTAATTGAGTCTTTAAATTGGTAATTtctgaatttaataaagaaatttctgtctctaactctcttgaattaattgaggctaatttattttctttgcTAATGGTTTCTATTTCTAAAATCAAGTTATCCTTTAAAGTCATTAAACTAGAATATTCATCCTTATCCCATCTATTATTACTTTGcattgaattttttgatgCACCACCGGTCATTAAGTTTGATTTGTGGATTATAGAACCATCTAATGTAACAAATTTAACGTTTTTAACATTTTGATTCCATTTCAAATCCTTGGCAATGTCTAAATTGTCACAAATAATGGAATTTGAACAAATATATTGCATAGCTCTTTCAAATTCAGGTTCATATTCAATGGCATTAATTGTTAAAATAcaatttgaatcattattatatttgggattattttgaataattgtTGGTAATGAAGGAATTTGAGCTTCAATAGTATCTAAGggaataaaagaaattatacctgctctttgttttttcaaGTAAGAAATACATTCTTGCGCAACAGATAATGAATCTACAATAACggaattgaaatttttaccCAAGATTGTTAAGATAGCTAAAGCATATTTGTCCTTTTTAGGATGGCATAAGTCATGAACTAAGCCTCTAACACCAGGGaaaattcttttcaatGTTAAAACGTTttctcttaattttttttctttattcgATTCTCTCTTTGTAGCATTgatattatctaattttaaaaggGTATCtcttaatttaaaatttaaatcatattctttattatttgatgattcTATAATTGATTGTAAAGATTTTAAGGATTTGATCTTCGCTTTTACAgtggaatttttttctgttaaatttgaatttaaatcttcaatttttaaatttaaagaatcaatattaatattaaattcatttaagattttttcatttgaattattaattaatttttctacaattaatttttgatcaataatttcatttttttcattaattaataaatttaatttttcttctaattcaaacccaccattatttaaatatttagcatttaaattagaatactctaattcatcattagaatctttaaattgataagtagaatttttttcatttgattgattaatttctagtttaaaattatcatatGTCAATTTAATGGtacttaaatttttttctaataatttaatagaatCTAATTGTCTTGTTATGTCAAGatctaaattttctaaaattttatttgaatttttaatttttttatttaaatttttagatgAGATCTTGATGggtaaaaatttattatttaattgatttaaatttttcaatttttgatCAATTAGtgaattttgttttataattaaaagatcttcttttataaatatttttttcaaattagataaatttgattgaaattctttatttgtatcatttaattcatcgAAATCtactaaaatttttttcaaatttttttcaaaagttgatttttcatttgagAGATGATACAATTGtaaaagaacaaaaaattttttcaattgaatgatattattgatttgttcattatattgattattttttttaattccttctttataaatttttaattcaccattaattcttcttctatttttaattgcaTCATTAGTGAGACggtttattttattcaaatcttcttttaaaagatcATACTCTTTTTTGTATTGGATGGAACCTGAGACTTGTTCAAATAGTTTAGTTAATTCTAATGAGGATTGTGAAGCTATTGTCTCTACA contains the following coding sequences:
- the SMC1 gene encoding cohesin subunit SMC1 (similar to Saccharomyces cerevisiae SMC1 (YFL008W); ancestral locus Anc_8.68); this translates as MGRLVGLELSNFKSYKGTVKIGFGDSNFTSIIGPNGSGKSNMMDAISFVLGVRSNDLRSSGMKDLIHRSVRDSQSSNDDPTSAYVKAFYKVTDASEITELMRIVNLSGETIYKINGKTTSFKNYSDWLAKENILIKAKNFLVFQGDVETIASQSSLELTKLFEQVSGSIQYKKEYDLLKEDLNKINRLTNDAIKNRRRINGELKIYKEGIKKNNQYNEQINNIIQLKKFFVLLQLYHLSNEKSTFEKNLKKILVDFDELNDTNKEFQSNLSNLKKIFIKEDLLIIKQNSLIDQKLKNLNQLNNKFLPIKISSKNLNKKIKNSNKILENLDLDITRQLDSIKLLEKNLSTIKLTYDNFKLEINQSNEKNSTYQFKDSNDELEYSNLNAKYLNNGGFELEEKLNLLINEKNEIIDQKLIVEKLINNSNEKILNEFNINIDSLNLKIEDLNSNLTEKNSTVKAKIKSLKSLQSIIESSNNKEYDLNFKLRDTLLKLDNINATKRESNKEKKLRENVLTLKRIFPGVRGLVHDLCHPKKDKYALAILTILGKNFNSVIVDSLSVAQECISYLKKQRAGIISFIPLDTIEAQIPSLPTIIQNNPKYNNDSNCILTINAIEYEPEFERAMQYICSNSIICDNLDIAKDLKWNQNVKNVKFVTLDGSIIHKSNLMTGGASKNSMQSNNRWDKDEYSSLMTLKDNLILEIETISKENKLASINSRELETEISLLNSEITNLKTQLTQLTRNLKDNNTELLYHQNLIKLDYDPKLKDLNHKIIDIDSKMKIIEDERESLENETFKDFELKIGFSIKDYKKYSVNIITEQSKDLQKLAKDILNIENKLQFEKERLESTQLRKEKTLANIEKYNQELNDLTEQENQLNIQKENDSKLIEKEKTELKEIEKNIQNKKIEINEKEEVIKQNQNELNSIQKKIDALNENISKIDLERIGILKNCKISNIEIPITSAVNLNNLPIDKIDDDAILISNDIKVSFNELSKKYKKKQDYEKNLEDISNEIKETEDILLELQPNAKAHDRLDEAKDKFEVIDNETETLKTEEKEILTKFLNIKKKRKELFESCFDFVNEHIEPIYKELTKDPNSTTELGGGQATLTLEDEDEPFNGGVKYHATPPLKRFKDMEYLSGGEKTVAALALLFAINSYQPSPFFVLDEVDAALDHTNVERIAAYIRKHGNKDLQFIIISLKNTMFEKSDALVGVFRQQTENSSKALTLDLNKYAD